From one Gammaproteobacteria bacterium genomic stretch:
- a CDS encoding NADH-quinone oxidoreductase subunit B, translated as MGIEGVFEKSIVTTTADKVINWARTGSLWPMTFGLACCAVEMMHAGASRYDLDRFGVIFRPSPRQSDVMIVAGTLVNKMAPALRKVYEQMAEPRWVISMGSCANGGGYYHYSYSVVRGCDRIVPVDIYVPGCPPTAEALLFGIIQLQNKIKRTNTIAR; from the coding sequence ATGGGAATAGAAGGCGTTTTTGAAAAAAGCATTGTCACTACCACCGCGGATAAAGTAATTAATTGGGCACGTACCGGCTCACTATGGCCAATGACTTTTGGTTTGGCGTGTTGTGCAGTTGAAATGATGCATGCTGGTGCATCACGTTACGATCTCGATCGCTTTGGCGTTATATTTCGTCCTAGCCCACGTCAATCAGACGTGATGATTGTTGCTGGTACCCTGGTTAACAAAATGGCGCCAGCCTTGCGCAAAGTGTATGAGCAAATGGCCGAGCCACGCTGGGTAATTTCAATGGGGTCTTGTGCTAATGGTGGGGGTTATTACCACTATTCATATTCTGTCGTACGCGGCTGTGACCGAATTGTGCCCGTTGATATTTATGTGCCAGGTTGCCCGCCAACAGCAGAGGCATTATTGTTTGGTATTATTCAACTGCAAAATAAAATAAAGCGCACCAATACCATAGCGCGATAA
- a CDS encoding NADH-quinone oxidoreductase subunit A — protein sequence MLDNYLPILVFIFMGFVFGIGPLIAGFALAPHRPDTKKNSPYECGFEAFEDSRMKFDVRYYLVAILFIIFDLEIAFLFPWAIVLDEIGWFGFAAMMVFLAILVVGFIYEWKKGALQWE from the coding sequence ATGCTTGATAACTACCTGCCAATTTTGGTGTTTATCTTCATGGGCTTTGTGTTCGGTATTGGCCCCCTGATTGCTGGTTTCGCGCTAGCGCCGCATCGTCCTGACACCAAAAAGAACTCTCCCTACGAATGTGGCTTTGAGGCTTTCGAAGATTCACGCATGAAATTTGATGTGCGCTATTACCTCGTTGCCATCCTGTTTATTATTTTTGATCTTGAAATCGCCTTCCTGTTTCCGTGGGCGATTGTGTTAGATGAAATTGGCTGGTTTGGTTTTGCTGCAATGATGGTATTTCTGGCCATTCTCGTTGTAGGCTTTATCTATGAGTGGAAAAAAGGCGCGCTGCAATGGGAATAG
- the secG gene encoding preprotein translocase subunit SecG yields MQTTLLIIHVMVAIALVALVLLQHGKGADAGAAFGSGASQTVFGSQGSGSFLTRATAILATVFFVTSLILAYLSVGQATSSNSVTQGCADARINDVSTDTNISQDQISEELHLPADVPLLPEEIGSVTEQGVN; encoded by the coding sequence ATGCAAACAACTTTATTGATCATTCATGTCATGGTTGCGATCGCCCTTGTTGCGTTGGTTTTGTTGCAGCATGGTAAGGGTGCTGATGCCGGTGCTGCATTTGGTAGTGGTGCATCACAAACTGTTTTTGGTAGTCAAGGCTCCGGCTCATTTCTAACGCGTGCCACTGCAATTTTGGCGACCGTATTTTTTGTGACCTCGCTGATATTGGCCTATTTGTCGGTTGGCCAGGCGACGAGTTCGAATAGCGTTACACAAGGCTGTGCTGATGCCCGTATTAACGATGTTTCTACTGATACCAATATCTCTCAAGATCAAATTTCTGAGGAATTACATCTGCCGGCAGATGTGCCTTTGTTACCTGAAGAGATTGGCTCTGTCACAGAGCAAGGCGTAAACTAG
- a CDS encoding triose-phosphate isomerase, giving the protein MRQPFVVGNWKMNGSRASARELITSLKQGIDAVTAAKVVVCPSFVYLADVQSMLSDSHIALGAQNFSDQQPGAYTGEIAGDMLKDVGCQYVIIGHSERRALYAETDELLARKFTVALKCGLTPIFCLGESLEERQQNQTENVIAHQLDAILTLPNGVEGLRSAVLAYEPVWAIGTGMTATPEQAQAVHAFIRQRIAGKNADVAAALQILYGGSVKEGNAAELFSQTDIDGGLIGGASLDAQSFLAICRAASA; this is encoded by the coding sequence ATGCGACAGCCGTTTGTAGTGGGTAACTGGAAGATGAATGGCTCACGCGCTAGCGCACGTGAGCTGATCACAAGCCTTAAGCAAGGCATTGATGCAGTCACTGCTGCGAAAGTAGTGGTATGCCCGAGTTTCGTCTATTTGGCTGATGTGCAAAGCATGCTAAGTGACAGCCATATCGCTTTAGGTGCCCAAAACTTTAGTGATCAGCAGCCTGGCGCTTATACCGGTGAAATTGCTGGTGACATGCTCAAGGATGTTGGTTGTCAGTATGTCATCATTGGTCATTCTGAACGTCGAGCTCTATATGCTGAGACTGATGAATTGCTTGCTAGAAAATTTACAGTTGCACTGAAATGTGGTTTAACTCCAATATTTTGTCTGGGAGAATCGCTTGAAGAGCGCCAGCAAAACCAGACCGAAAACGTCATTGCACACCAGCTCGATGCTATACTCACACTACCAAACGGTGTTGAAGGTCTGCGTAGTGCAGTACTTGCCTACGAGCCTGTTTGGGCAATTGGTACAGGCATGACAGCAACGCCTGAACAAGCGCAAGCAGTACATGCGTTTATTCGGCAGCGTATTGCGGGAAAAAATGCGGATGTCGCAGCGGCGTTGCAAATACTCTATGGTGGTAGTGTCAAAGAGGGTAATGCGGCAGAGTTGTTCTCGCAGACGGATATTGATGGTGGTCTCATCGGTGGTGCATCGTTGGATGCGCAGTCATTTTTAGCCATTTGTCGCGCTGCCAGCGCATAG